TGTCGTGTGATCTTCCATATGTATTATCACCGGATGATGTTTATCTCACAATTGGATGCATTCAAGCCATTGACGTAATACTAACAGTTCTAGCCTGCCCGGGTGCCAACATTCTGCTTCCAAGACCCGGCTTTCCATTCTATGAGGCTCGTGCGGCATCTCTACAGCTCGAAGTCCGTCATTTTGATCTTAATCCAGAAAAGGGTTGGGAGGTTGATCTTGAGAATGTTGACGCCCTTGCTGATGAGAATACCACTGCCATTGTCATCATAAACCCCGGCAATCCTTGTGGAACTGTCTATACACACCAACATTTGAAGACGGTAAGGTTAAACCTTCGTTTTACTTttcttatcttcttcttcttcttcttttttattttttatttttttatttttagatatgatTTAAGATATACTCTAAtcttaatccaaaacattccctGTTAAGCCAAGGTATTTACAGAAGAGTCAGTTATTAGCCCTCAATATTTACTGCAATCCTCCCCTTTTCATCATTTGAATCACAATTTCTTTTTCCGTAAAGTCAAATTACATCTGAGAATGCATTAAACTCATAAGTGGAATAAACTATAAAGTTTGCACTGGTCCAGTAATGGTGAATTTTACAGTTTGGAGCTCGTGTTATTGCCTTTTTATGGTAAGCATGAGTTTTCTTAAGTTCAACATTTTTTGTTGttgaaatttcattttaatgTTAATGAAGGTCGATTTCTGAATATTAGATTGCAGAGACAGCAAGAAAGCTGGGAATTCTGGTGATTGCCGATGAAGTTTATCACCACCTCACTTTTGGAACAAACCCATTTGTGCCAATGGGAGCATTTGGATCAATAGTGCCTGTCATCACTCTGGGGTCTATATCAAAGAGATGGCTAGTACCAGGTTGGCGACTTGGTTGGCTAGTGACATGTGATCCTAATGGCATCCTTCGAAAATTGGgggtcatctctctctctctctctctccacacccccccccccctccttctTCTTAATGCATCATAACACTTCTATTGAATGATAATAACAAAAGATGGTTGTATAGGATATTCACATATTTCAATTTTCCCCTCAGGTTATAGAAAGCATTATGGGCTGTCTCGAGATGACATCTGATCCACCAACGTTTATTCAGGTTTGTAAAAActtcatttttgtgttttaagAAATCATATTGTAGTGCAACAGTTTTTCATCTTTCAAGCATTTTTAGAACTTCATATGTATCTTTGTCCTGAATTCCTGTTGAATTAAATTTACCCGAAAGACAATGGAGAAGAATTTCCTTCGATAGCAGATTAGAGGAATAACGATATGTAAAGCCCCTATTATCTCTAAACCAAACGGTGAGTTTGCTATATCCTTAGGGTTTCGGCTAAATGGCTCTTCAGCAGAATTATGGGTGGCATGTGGTGTGATTTACAAGAAATATCTGGTGGTCATCAGTTTGAACTTTTGGAGAGAATAAGCCTGTCAGCTTATTTTGGTATCTTTAGAGAGAAATGCGTGTAACTTTGAGGATTGGAAGAGATTGGCGTTGAGTTCAAACCTTTCTAGTTAATATCCTCTACCATTGGATAATGCCCCAAAATAGTGTTGCActttctatttcttcttttcaagaATTTTTAGCACTTTTCTTTTGCCAGTCAGGATATTTTATGTACTTCCTTTGTGTTGGATAACATTCTTTTCCTTGTAAATAAGATTCATCTTAACAAAACATAATTATGCAGTGCTTTTGGAATGCAAATGGTTTAATTCATTCACTCCTATGGAATGATGTTTTGCCTGATACATAATGCAACAGTATTGCAACTAATTATCATCGTCATCTGTATATAGGGTTCCTCTCTCTCCAGCAGTTTCTTCCAGACTTCTGATGATACTATAACAGGACAATACTATAGTCATTtgtgtttttctctaccttCTCTTGAAATGTGACAGTGGTTGTTTATGTATCAGGGGGCGATTCCACATATCCTTGAAAAATCTGGGGaggatttcttttcaaaaactaTTGACACCCTTAGGGTCACTGCATACACATGTTATGATAGAATTAAGGAAATCAGTTGCATTACTTGCCCAAACAAACCAGAGGGATCCATGTTTGTGATGGTAAGGACATCGTGTTTGACATATTTGTGGTGTAAATTAAGGAAATTTAAGATGTTGATTATAGATTTCTTCACAGGTGAagctaaatatttcattattggAAGACATTAATGATGATGTAGAATTTTGTCTCAAGCTGGCGAAAGAGGAATCAGTTATTATTTTACCAGGTATGCAATGAGGTTTTTAGTGTTGCTTGTGCTGGAGGAAAGCCtaaattttgtttctttgattcCCATGAAGATCTctgttttttcttgtattttcgtgctattaaatttaaaaatctttgaaaacttgaaaactcTCGCACCAGCTCCATGGTGTGTGCTGCACCGTGGGTGCAACACCCTCATGTGCGTTGCACCACCTTAGTAAGCAATGAGGGTATGCGCTGCACCAAGGTGCTCAGCATCCTCAGGTCCATGCATCACTGAGGTGCAGAGCACCCACAGGTGTACAACGCACTGAGGTGCGGAGCACCCATAGGTGCATCCCCCAGCGAGGTGCAAACCACACTGACCTGTGCAGCACAGCTAGGTGCAGTTAGCACTTCTCTAGCAGCCATGACGGAGGATGAAAAGGGGGATTTAGAAAAACAGGGCattgaattaaataaaagacTGGGAACAACGAACGACCACTCTGATAccaatatcagaaattttatAACAGAGTACGGTGCAGTGGAATACCTCAAATACTGCAGTGATTAGGGTGGCATTGTTCCACCAACTTTTTGATGGCTATACCTTAGCTTTTCTTCCTCCTGGTGGTGGGGTGGAGCCCACTATGAGGTTACACCCGCATGACCCACAGCCTTGATGACACTTTAGAGAGATCCAAATTGAGAGAAAATTTTCACTCAATGCAAGTTGTAAACCAATGCTGGCCTTTTGGCCACGTCTAGCCATTACATGCAACCAAGGGTTGCAACCTCCAGTTTATTACACCACTAATTTACATCCGGGCAACATTTAGCTTCTCTATATACTCGTTCCATACACATATTAATCCCTATCCATGTTTCATGCTGACACTCTCAGTGTGCTTCTTCCCATTAACCCAACAAAATAAagcaattttgaaattaaataagcTCTGCCGTAAGCAAAGCCTAGCAatttcaaaaagaaattaagagagGTTATTAGGTATAATGTAACGATTGTCAACTATGTATACAGAGAGATAAAGGATTGTGTAATATTTTAAAGATCTAAGGTCATATTCTTTTAGAATATCAATTAAATGATTAGATTGAACTATTTCCATCAACTTATGTGACAAATGGtgatttaatatatgtatatatatattacttaaagAATGAGAGTATATAATTCACATTGGGTATCCTCGAAGTCAGCTTGATTCTTTGCACATAGTTTTGGCATAGATCTTCTTCCTAAAGCGATTCAATTTGTGATTAACCCCTCAGACCCATCTTCATTTCATTTACTGGGTTAACAAATTCCTTCCAAATACTAAAACTGTATAAAAATCTTAACACCACTAATCTTCATTTCATTTACTAGGTTAACGATATTTTTCTAAACACTAGAACTGTATAGTAACTCTAACAACACTAAGAAAACACCAATGGTGTCCTGCAAACACCAATATAAGGCAGGAAtctaaaagaaaaacagagttTTAAATTGCCTGCAATGAACTATATACATGGAATCCCTACGGCTGTAGATCCCTCATTATTGTCTTTCACCATAGTACacttaaatacataaaaaaacacaaaaaatcccGAGGACCAAATCATCTATGATCCTCTACTTCAAAGAATAGCTGTTTCCTCTACTTCATTAAAGGTGTATATAATGAAGACAAGGTTGATTgtgtgttttattatttttgcataTTGTGTACCTTATTATGAATACAAACAATACCATAAGCATTCAAGATCAAACTTAACAAATTTGTACTAAaattgaccaaaaaaaaaaaaaggttggacaatttttttaatcatcatgTAGATACAAGGTACATATAAAAGAATGAAATACAAAAACCAGGTATCTCTATTAGCTCCTCCACTTTGTTGGACGAATGCTATTATACAAAATCGATTCATTATATAACATTAATTGGGACTTGAGTAttgatcatttttttcaaagagaaaaataattaaaataaaaactaattggCATTCAAGTTTTTGGGctattagtagaatatccacctgcatatatataattcagAGACATAATCAATTTAGTTAGTAAAAGTTTAGCATCAGATTTGCAAGATTTtagcataatatatttaataatccATACGGCGAGCGACTTTTAAAATCAAAATCCGTACCGCGAGTAAAAATATAGAGAGGAGAGGCTTCTGCCAAGTAATGTTTTGTTAGAATGCTTTGATTGCTAATAGTTTGACACTAGTAACTTTGATTTGCTTATTTTCTCCAGGGGCAGCTCTAGGAATGAAGAACTGGTTGCGCATAACTTTTGCAGTTGATCCTTCAGCTCTTGAAGATGGATTTGAGAGAATTAAAACCTTCTGCCAAAGGCATGCCAAGAAACAATAAGATGTGGCAGTAGTGATCAACAACTATGCATTGGATCTCACGCTCAAGCCGGCTTCTCATTGTACTTTGGATGAATGTTAAGAACCATTATCGGGTTGGGATTTGTTAATAAAATTCCCTAATTCCTCTTTGAAGTTTTGCTACCCAAGCAAGACTTAACAGAGGAGGATGATGACTAGGGATTGGCAACTTCTTGTTGCATGATCTCGTGTTGTTAATACTATGTTGATGATCAGCATCATCATCGTGATGCATGATTCGTAATACTATGTTGATGATCAGCATCATCATAGTGATGCATGATCCATGTTGTTAGTACTTGTTCTTTAATGCTCTTTGATTGTTGTTGGAACAACTAAGAGGACTTATAAATTAAGAATTactacttataaaatataaaattagaatTACTTGTGGATCTTTTTATTATAGTGATTTTATGGCGTCACCGAGATCCAAAAATGGGAGAATCAAAATCTTCCACGAATAATATGAAAACAGAAACTCCATAAAAGTTATTGAACAAAAATCATATTCGACAAAGAAATTtacccattttgttgttttatacGAAGGCATTACGCTTGGGCAAAGACGATTGACTTTGGTAATTTATTTAGGAAGATGTTACGTTCATAGGGAGTGGCCactgaatttgtatttttttttaaaatatttttaagattttttaaatattaaaagaaatacgaATTAATAAAAAACACTTACTTTTGCATCGGCTTATGTCGCACCGAAGCTATCAGAGATTCAGACAcattaaaattaagtttttcttcaatatatattttatttaaacaaaatggaaGAGTGGCAAACAATCCAATCCAGAATGTATATTGGAAAGGAAATTAAGAAGGCACGcattttgaagagaaaaatattaccACCTAATGAAGTATATGCAGCATGAACCTTGAATGCCAGTCTCAAGAATGAAAACCAGCATGTAAGTTATCAAATATGAATAAGAGGAGAACTAAATGTTCTCATAAACACTGGTATGGTACCTTAAGGATATTGAAAACCTTTTTTGCATTATATTTTTGCTTGAGACTAGCACCTTTCTATTGAACATCATCAGGATGGATGCACAACGTACGTTGcctttctataaatatttttaactgAGGCGAAAGTAATCATATCTTTCAGTGACACTGGGTGCCAACCACATTCAGGCCAAAGCACCTGTTCATCATTCCAAAGACAGAATATGCAGGTTATCATATGGTTATCTACAGTATTTGGCAACTGAAGTTATGAGCATCAAATACTACGTACTCAGGATTCAGGAGCAAAATAGACTAGGCCTCATCCCTACAAAAAACTAACTGATAGTTTCTTTTTGGTAACCAACGGACACACGAATGAAAATCCTACACGACTTCTATGCCCACGTAGCCATGCACATGCTGTCTCCTTCCCCGTAATATAGGGTTGTCGCACTACCTTCTCATACACATTTATCAACCTCCAGCCCCTCCTTGTGATTCGTCCAATCGTGAGCCCCCGCAATAGTAACCCAATGAAAAACCAAAGCAGCATCTCAACCCAACCAACACTTTTGTACATTGACCGACGACGGAAACTCCATGCCCACGTATGCCGCTCATGTGTACCCATACGTGCCCACGGCCTTGTGTCACTACAAATAGCTTTGGAACACCACCCACGCTCATTTGCTTTGCTCTATGAGCCACCATCAACCCATGGTGGCAGCCACCGCCACGTGTCTCTTTGCTCATACGTAACGCACCACCACGAAATCGCCAtgacaagcaaaccacatcacaACCTCTTCTGCCACCCCGCCATGCATGTAAATCTCGACCACTAGTAGTTCTGAAAACCAGCCCATGTGATATCGATGTAGCCTCagtttttatacaaaaaaaatagagcatCTCCATGCCACAAAAAGATGCAATGAACGGCACACCGTGAGAGCCCGCAACCAAGGATAGAATGTGAGAGAATGCGAGAGAGGGACTCGTGGAGAGTTGCTCGGCGCGATGCGTGGAGGCCAGGTGACACAGAATGCCAAGGTCGTGTTGTGACGCCATGGGCTTCAAATGGCGGATCGTCTTGCCTTATAAACCCTAGTCCTCCATTCTTCTACTTCCCATCAAAACCCCTTgttcttcaatttcttttacCTAGGTTCAACCATCTGTCTTTGTTCTATTTTCCTCTATTTAATTCCCGCCGATCATCTCCGCTGCAAAATCTGGGTTTTCTCTTCTAATTGCGTTGGCTGAAAGGGAAGAATTTTCTTTACCATTAAAGATTTAGATTTTCCTTCAACAGTTACCATTGTTGATGGTTTTCTTATGATATTGTTTATGGATGGAGAAAATTGATTTCAGATagttatgagagagagagagagcaccgtGAGAGAAGGTCCAGCGTGGACTTGCCGATAGGAGAATGTCATGTTACCACCCAAATAATTAATCTGCACCGTCCATTTAATCCAACCACTAGTAATTGTCATCACGTGTTCCTTTCAGAAGTCTAATTCCAGCATATTCAATTCATGTTACCTTTTAGTCTACTTTTGACCGAGTCTTTAGTTTaggttgttattttatattatgggATTAGTGGTGTCCAGTTGTACGTAGTGGGTAAACATGATGGTAGTGGGTCTAGATTTATTTGTTGGTTAGTTATtatttgagttgtatttaaagtTTGTTATCTGATTAATGATCAATCAGAATTCCATTTGGCTTATTATCGTATATTTGGAGGCACTGGTCCCTTGAAGTACCAGATTTCTATATTCATATTTGAGAGTCCGTAACAGTGGTATTTAGAGCCAGGTCGGTTCCATGGCAGAAGGGACCCGACTTTCACAACTTTCTGAAGTTGTTACACAGTTGAAAAATGAAACTACAGAAATGAAGGAGGCCCAGACTCGATAGGAGACTTTGTTGGAAGAGCTTGTCAAGTAGGTAGGCAATCTTGCCAACAATTACACAACCCTTTCTCATACCATAGCCACCACACCCCACAAACAGTTCCACCCTCACC
The genomic region above belongs to Carya illinoinensis cultivar Pawnee chromosome 4, C.illinoinensisPawnee_v1, whole genome shotgun sequence and contains:
- the LOC122307879 gene encoding tyrosine aminotransferase-like, whose product is MENGTERWRVRVNERLNATSAITVRGTLKKLIGNLNKDDPRPTVPLGHGDPSPFPCFRTTPVAEDAIIDAVRSAKFNSYPPTFGILPARRAIADYLSCDLPYVLSPDDVYLTIGCIQAIDVILTVLACPGANILLPRPGFPFYEARAASLQLEVRHFDLNPEKGWEVDLENVDALADENTTAIVIINPGNPCGTVYTHQHLKTIAETARKLGILVIADEVYHHLTFGTNPFVPMGAFGSIVPVITLGSISKRWLVPGWRLGWLVTCDPNGILRKLGVIESIMGCLEMTSDPPTFIQGAIPHILEKSGEDFFSKTIDTLRVTAYTCYDRIKEISCITCPNKPEGSMFVMVKLNISLLEDINDDVEFCLKLAKEESVIILPGAALGMKNWLRITFAVDPSALEDGFERIKTFCQRHAKKQ